Part of the Musa acuminata AAA Group cultivar baxijiao chromosome BXJ3-10, Cavendish_Baxijiao_AAA, whole genome shotgun sequence genome, AATTCAAGGCGGCAAATTCTTTGGGCTATAGGTGCAGAAACACTTTTTTGTAAAGCAATCAACTCTTAAAGAAATGTTATCAGTGTTGCTGATCCAACCCTTACACTTTAAAGACAAGAAAACAAAAAGTTTGCTTTAGACATCTTCCCGTATAAAACTTCATTCAACAGTATGATAAAAACTTAGCATATGAAACAAAATCGTAACAAAAAGGATTACTACCTCATTTATGGATTCTTCTAAATTAGCATCTGGGTGAGGGATCCGATCGTAGGACGGATCGAATTTGACAAAAACCTTCATTTAACACGTTAATTAACATTAGAATCATAcagatccatttgaaataatacaAGCCTGTGTACGCGAGTTTGTTTTCTAGCCCTAGAAACATAAGAGACGCTACCCGAGAAGCGGGGAGGCCAGAGGGGCAAGAGAGGAGCAGCTTGAAGGCCGTGCCAGGATCCGTCGGATCAGTGGCTCCTGCGGCGCCTGATCCCGTAGAGACGGACATGATCTTTCTACGGGGGAGGACCGGGAGAAGAGTACGAAGCTTTGGGGAAGAGAAATGGCGGAGGGGATTTACGGACATACGGGGATGAGAAGGGATTGCTTCCCCCGATTCTTACAATTCATGCTGCGAAACTGACCACTCCCATGATTGTAACAGTTCCATGGTCGGAATCGCATTTAAGCATAAAAAGCGCACGGATTACcagaatcatgatatcattgttaatataaataaataaatatatgtttttttgctgccaaaaaaaaaagagtattagTAGAGTGTATATGcaatataaattttgataaatatcaacAGATTTTACACCTGAAACCTAAATCAAATTTACCCAAACATTAtccaaatttttaaatattttttcttatgaatAAAGACCTTCGATAGCTCATTAAAGCATAAATAATTATTCGCTCTCGATGGATCTcacataattttctttttttaaatggaatatatataaaaaaaattcttttaactccTTATTATATCTTGCTATTTCAATCTTAATTCGATATGAGACTAAATAGAACTGATTATATATTACCTCTTGTACATCAACTCTATTAGTTTTATGATTTTTGTACTTCAAAAATTTATAATGAGATTCttatagtttaaaaaataaaataaataattttatttatcttaacgtCGCCAACCAACAAATATAACATATAATACTATATGTTGGATCAATGTAAAAGtaatggataaaaaaataattttaatatttcttttgtttctaatgattttatcgataaaaagataatttcgtactaaaataaaagatattaaaaaaaattttatctaTTACTTTTACATCGATCGAACACGTCATATACTATGTTTTCATGCATTAACAACATTAAGACAAATAGGGTTATTTGTTTCACTTTTAAAACTATAGaaatcttaatataaattttttaaagtataaaaactACAATACTAATAGAGTCTAAATATaaagagtaatatataattagctgacTAGTTATAAATTCAATACATTTAAATCCCATTATGGATATCATATTATAGGTTTTTATCAATGCGAACTCATTACCACCTAGTGAGAATTATCCATTTTAAGATAATATCATGTGATTTTGTCCTGAACTTACTACGGTGCAACGAAAcgtcacattatatatatatatatatatatatatatatatatatatatatatactaaaagattattttttatagtATATATACTATAAGAAGCTTAGGGTCGAAAAAAAGGATACCACCAAAAGctttttgaaatattaaaaagtaATGAATGTGAAAAAGGAAGGGAGAGAATAAGAAAGGTTTGTTATACGTAAGGTTGTTTGTAACCATCAAAGGTTAGGATGGTTAGAGTTGTTATCGAACGGTACAACTACTTTGCTGAGGTGGTGATTGAGATGGCATAAATGTCGTCTCGTTAGTATAATTACCTATCCAAGTGATGGCTGAGGTGGTAGAATTGCATGTTGTAACCGTTTGCTGATGTGGTATAACTACTTGTTTATATGATATGACTTCCTATTTGAGGTGGTGTTCATGTGTCAACTTCGGAAATgttaattttattctttatcgAATGGGTTGTCAAGGttttagttaaaaaaatattgattattGTTTTATCCTAAtcaaaatttgcttttctttttgtaAGTGatgccattttattttattttatttttttagaaaattgcTAAATAGTTTCATTTCTGGCATTCCCATGTACACGAGACATTAATCCACGAAATAACAGCTGCAATGCACGTGCCACTCAGATCGCCTATTTTGACGCGCTTGCCCTTCTCTCTCGGTCTCTTCGCCTCGGCACTTCCGTTGGACCTCCTCGTTCGCCATCTCTCCCCAGTGGCCTGCGGGTATAGTTCTCGGCGGAGCCACTCCGGCAATCCGATCCCGTGATGAAGCAGCTCCACAAACAATCCAGCCTCAATCAGACCCAACTGATCCCCACGTACGCGGCCAAGCCCGCCAAGCCGCAGGCCCGCCCATCCTCTGCTGCTTCCTCCCCTCTGCGCGCCGCCGCCGGGTACCTACTCCGCGAGCAGCGCCTCCTCTTCGTCCTCGCAGGCGCCGTAATCGCCTCCACCTTCTTCCTTCTCCACCCCTACTACCACTCTCTCTCCCGTCCCCACCCCTACGACCACCTCTCCCATCACCTTCTCCCCACTTTCCGCCACCCCTCCTCCCCTTATTTTTCTGCGTCCGATGGCGGCGGAAGCGTCGGTGTAGGTGGCGGTGGGAGGAGGATACCAGTGGGACTCAAGAAGCCGTCGAAGCGGATCGTGGTCACGGGGGGCGCCGGCTTCGTTGGAAGTCACCTGGTGGACAAGCTTTTGGGCAGGGGGGATAGCGTGATCGTGATCGATAATTTCTTCACGGGGAGGAAGGATAATGTAGTGCATCACTTCGGAAACCCGAGGTTTGAGTTGATCCGCCACGACGTTGTCGAGCCGATCTTGCTGGAGGTCGACGAGATCTACCATCTCGCCTGCCCGGCCTCACCCGTACACTACAAATACAACCCTATCAAGACTATCATATCCTTCTGATTTCATTGCGAGTTTTCTTTTTGCAAGATTTGTTCAATATCCGTACTTCTATCATGACACATGCCGTCGATCTCCAATGGATCTGAGGTTCTCTGAACCCATTTATTTTAGTATTTGCATGACTGGAGGGGTGGGTTGGTGGAACTAGgattgttttgaatttttttgATTATATCTGGTGAATTAAATAGCTTGTTTTTCTAATTACACTTGGTTAGAGTTCACGTGAATTTGGAGATGGTGGTTTGTGGTTtgtcttttgttcttcttcttatgaATTAGTGGTATGCTTTTTGATGTTGTAGCAAAGGTGATTTCTTTTGTGTAATGGAATTGTTCTAGATTCTTAACAATTTATTACAAGACAAATGTGATGGGAACGTTGaacatgttaggattggcaaagagaaTTGGAGCTAGATTCCTGTTGACGAGTACTAGTGAGGTATATGGTGATCCACTTGAGCATCCACAGAAGGAGACATACTGGGGCCATGTCAATCCTATAGGTTGGCCAATTTATGTTCACTTTTGCTAATGCTTTTTTTAACCAGAATATGAACCCTATTAATGCACCCTTTAATGTGGGGTGTAGAGCATCTTCCATTCCCTTTCTTATTTattatgttcatcatcgtgcttaTTTGTTATCCATTATTATTCACTGGATCAATGCTTTATCAGTAACATTCACTGGTCCTTAGGTGTTAGGAGCTGTTATGATGAAGGAAAGAGAACAGCAGAAACTTTGACCATGGATTACCATCGTGGTGCTGAAGTTGAGGTGATTTTGAACAATTGTATTAAAAATTTAACCTTTGCTTTCTTTTGTTGATCGTGTTGTGATATATATTAACCAAGGAGCATGGCAATATGTGCACGTGGTGATACAGTTCTGACCATAAGGTTTCCATTTTCTTATTAACTTGCATATGTTTTGTAAAATGTTTTCTAGTTAGAAAAGATCAACAAGTAACTGACatcatcttttatttttaatcatCATAACAGCATCAAATTTAAGATACTTTTTACCCTTAAACCTGAATCAAATTTTTTGATGATATAGGTACATTCTCATGAGAAAACACTTCTTTGTTGAGTTATATAGCGGGACATATGTCATCATTAGGGAATTGTGTGTGATATAATTACATCCATATGTAATTGTAGAATCTTGTTATTGTTGCAAATATTTATAATGTGTTTGGATATTCTACCAACAAGCAGGCTTCCACACTATTCATGGCAATAAAGAAAATTTTCGTATCATGTTTAATTAGCTTAGTGGGCAACAAGATTTGTCTTAAGGTTATCCGCCAATGACACAAATTTCTTAGTCAATGACCAACATCTGGCTTCAGCAAAATGGTCATCATATCTCATCTTGTTGAGCCATGCCGACACGGTAACCCTGTGAAGGAAGGATGTTAATTCTGCCCCCATGCTTGTACCATGCTGACTTGAGACCTGTTGGTCATTCCATGTTATCCACTATGTTATGCCCTCTTTCTTATATGGGTGCTTTCTGAATATGTTTTCCAAGTTATTCATATGAATTTAGGAATAATGTGTCTCAGTTTGTGAATTAAAATGTTAGTTTTTGCCTTCATGTATAGAACTTCTTCAGTTGCATCTTTTTTTGCACTTAGGGCAACAAAATTGTTGCCTCATTTCACCAGAGATGAAATCTCCTCAATTAAATTGATTTGTGACAATGCTTTTTCAGGTCCGTATTGCACGGATATTCAATACTTATGGACCTCGCATGTGCCTAGATGATGGCCGTGTTGTCAGCAACTTTGTTGCACAGgtatcttttctttcaaatgtaaTATGTTCTCTTTTGATGTTTAATGTGTAATGAAACATAGTTATCATGAAGATTGAAGATGTAAAAATATCGAGATTTGATGATACTAGAATCCATACTTTGCAGGCACTTCGTAAAGAGCCCATGACAGTTTATGGTGATGGAAAGCAGACCCGAAGTTTCCAATATGTTTCAGATTTGGTACTTAATCATGTTCTACCTTTTATATCATAACAGACCTAATCTCTTTCCTCTTGTCATAATATGAACCATTGCAGTGTTGCCTGAATTATTGGTTTATGATTCTAACCTTTTCTTCCTGCACTTTTGATGGTGTGCTTAAGTATTTTTCCATCTTAGAAACCCAACGATGTTGGTATATAGTTGTTGCTGCCTGAGACATCCAATTTAGGAACTGCCCAAAACATGTAAcatttattttatggttttcatGGTAATACATTGGGCTTGTTCAGTAAAATAATTCACCCATATTCTACCTCACTGAGTTGAACTAGTTGGACTTTTTGCTATTTGGAAGCATCAGcaagaatgagtttctaagtggcCTAGGCTTCTTGCTGTAGTTGTGATGTTGTACCAGATGGTTCACGTTCCATTTAAGGTAGTTGTGTAGCCTTGTTTCCTAGAGTAAGTACGAAAATCAGTTGGTCATTGCATAGTACTGGAACactaatattatataaaaataagggatttgtctgagcagatATACCTGAACATGATTGATTTATTGTCAACTTCACTTTGGGTCAGTTGCTGCCTGAGCATGATTATATttatcacgacccgggtctgatgggctaactgacctataatttcgtttggtcctaaccactgaccaaaatacttaagctggaGTTggcgtagtatactcatcagacccttataagtcgatCTTAGTTGttaccccacttccgatgtgagactaaatgAGGGTGTCACAATCAGACCCAAATACtagggtcggctctgatacccgaGTCTGATGGGCTAACTTGGCTTATAACTCCGTTTGGTCCCAACCATTGACCAAAATATTTAAACTGGAGTTGTCGTAATATActtatcaaacccttataagtcaatcttagtcattTCCCAACTTCCGATGTATGACTAAATGGGGGTGTCACAATATTAGTCCTATATATCACATTACCTTGTGCCATTTcagtttcattatatatatatatatatatcctaagaTGTAGCTCAGGATTTTTGAAATGTTTGCACTAGCATGGATGCAAGTATTTCCGTAAGATTATGCAGTTATGGAAAAAGTACTTGACTGATTATTGCGCATAGGATCTTTCATAGCACATGCATGTACAACACTTACTTTTTATGACTGTTTGTATTAGACAATCAAGAACAGGGGTAAATGATACAACTTGGCCATgtatataataaattttatctCATAGTATGTTGAAGCATGCCTATCAGTATGTAGGCATTTATTATTGATAGGCATTTATTATTGAGGTCCCATAACTTGCATGCTCAATTTTTCATGGAAGTCTTTGTTTAAGAAATAATCATGttgttttttgttgttgttgctgttatTGTTTATGGAGgaatgttgttgttgctgctattACTTTTTATATAAGAATACGGGGAAGAAAGAAATCTCAATGTTGTTGTGATTTTAGTCTTTTCTGTCCAACACAATCTATTTCTATCCATAAAGAATTCAAAGGGTGAGGGAGAGGGAACCGAGGTTCCCTATATATGCAGGAATTTAGCATCACAGTCTTTTCGATCAAATCATGCACTTGTTGATTGCATTTACCTAAGTCAGAACCTGATTGAAATTTTGTTACCCATAATTTTGATTTCTCAGGTCACTTATTTTCATGCAGCATTCTCATGCCGGCAGAGTAACATACATGAATCATTAACAATGTCCTAAAATCCAAACTTGCTAGGTTGATGGATTAGTAGTACTAATGGAAGGTGAGCACATTGGACCTTTCAACTTGGGTAATCCAGGGGAGTTCACCATGCTGGAGCTAGCTGAGGTACCACCAGAAAATTCAAGGACATAAGATATCATCCATTCTTTCCACTCTTTTAAGTAACAAATTTCCAACACCTGTTCAGGTTGTGAAAGAAGTCATTGATTCTTCTGCAACCATTGAATTCAGACCCAATACTGCAGATGATCCTCATATGCGAAAACCTGATATATCAAAGGCAAAGGAACTGCTGAATTGGGAGCCGAAGGTTACATTGCGGCAAGGGTTACCCCTAATGGTGACAGACTTCCAGAAGCGTCTCCTAAGCGCCGACAACTGAGAGTCAAAACATCAAGTTGAATCTATCATATGGCTTTCTAGCAGTTATGTTTATTTATCTCTTCGTTGCTGTAATTTCTAAATTTTTTGGCAATATTTGATTGCTTGATTTATAGTGTCCTCAATGGcaagttaattattattattctttaataTGTGCGATAGGTTTTGAAGACAAAACTATTCATTGAACAATCATTTATATATGTTAACAGGGAAAAATAGTTTCAGCGTTGTTCTTGTTTTTTATTAGCAAAAGAAGAATCATTATTAATTGTTCAAACAATGCGGTTTGAGGGCTGAAGTCATTTTGACTGACAGGTGGCCCCCATGTTGACCAGGCCCCCTAAAGTTGACCGCTACAAGTCCCCACTTGTACCGCGCGTCCCACTTGTGACGATGAACGGGCCCTGATCTCTCGTACATCACGAATCGCATTTTGAATTGTCGAGTCCGACGGCTCTGATGTGTGGCACATTGGAGGCGCCGTGAACCCGAATTAACCCATCCCAACCCCTCCTCCTAACCGCGGTTAATCTGATCTTCCCTCTATCCCCCTTTcgaactcctctctctctctctgttctagGGTTGAGTCTCGTCGCGCTTttactttttctctctctctcgattcGTTGTTAAGCGTCGCCTATCCTTGTTCTCTGTTCTAGGGTTGAGTCccgtctctctttttctttttctctctctcgagTCGTTGTTAAGCGTCGCCTATCGTTTTTGGTACGTGTAAGTTGAACTTTGATTGTCTCTCACTTTAATTTGCCTCCTTCTCAAGCTCTATCTTTTGTGGCTATAAATGAAGAAAGGAAAGAATCCAAGTCCATTGTGGTGGGCGTTAAACTAAAACTTGATTCTTCCCATGTTTTTTATGCCCTTGTTTTGTTTTATGTTTATGTGCTGTGGTGGCTTTTTGGTTTTGGATTGAATAAAAACTGCATCTTGCTGTTGTCTAGGTTTGAGAGGATGTCGATCTGCTACAGTCGGAGGCGAGGGCCGTTGTCGGCGGTGATTTAGGGTTTCTTTTCAGGTGTCGATTGAGCGAATTGCGTTGATGGGAGGCGAGCAGGATTCCGCCGGCGTGCCGCTTCCCAGCGGCCGGAGGACCTTTTGGAGGTCGGCTTCTTGGTCTGCTTCCCGGACGTCTGTTCTGGACCACTCCAGAGACTGTGCTTCTGAAGAGAAGAACACGAGCAATGGCCAGCTACAGCACCGACCTGGGCCTCTTCTTACCCCTAGGTCTCAGAGCCAGAAGGCACGGTCTTGTCTTCCACCTCTCCAACCGCTCGCCATCGCCCGCCGAAGCTTGGATGAGTGGCCGAAGGCGGGGTCCGATGATATTGGGGAGTGGCCACAGGCCTCCACCCCAGGTGCAAAGGCTGACGTTTGCAAGCTGGGTGACGGCCTAAGGTTAGATCTTTCTTCACTGAGATCCCAAGGTAAGAGAGATCAAATTGCGTTCTTTGACAAGGAGTGTTCCAAGGTCGCAAATCACA contains:
- the LOC104000926 gene encoding UDP-glucuronic acid decarboxylase 1 isoform X1, which produces MKQLHKQSSLNQTQLIPTYAAKPAKPQARPSSAASSPLRAAAGYLLREQRLLFVLAGAVIASTFFLLHPYYHSLSRPHPYDHLSHHLLPTFRHPSSPYFSASDGGGSVGVGGGGRRIPVGLKKPSKRIVVTGGAGFVGSHLVDKLLGRGDSVIVIDNFFTGRKDNVVHHFGNPRFELIRHDVVEPILLEVDEIYHLACPASPVHYKYNPIKTIISNVMGTLNMLGLAKRIGARFLLTSTSEVYGDPLEHPQKETYWGHVNPIGVRSCYDEGKRTAETLTMDYHRGAEVEVRIARIFNTYGPRMCLDDGRVVSNFVAQALRKEPMTVYGDGKQTRSFQYVSDLVDGLVVLMEGEHIGPFNLGNPGEFTMLELAEVVKEVIDSSATIEFRPNTADDPHMRKPDISKAKELLNWEPKVTLRQGLPLMVTDFQKRLLSADN
- the LOC104000926 gene encoding UDP-glucuronic acid decarboxylase 1 isoform X2, with translation MKQLHKQSSLNQTQLIPTYAAKPAKPQARPSSAASSPLRAAAGYLLREQRLLFVLAGAVIASTFFLLHPYYHSLSRPHPYDHLSHHLLPTFRHPSSPYFSASDGGGSVGVGGGGRRIPVGLKKPSKRIVVTGGAGFVGSHLVDKLLGRGDSVIVIDNFFTGRKDNVVHHFGNPRFELIRHDVVEPILLEVDEIYHLACPASPVHYKYNPIKTIISNVMGTLNMLGLAKRIGARFLLTSTSEVYGDPLEHPQKETYWGHVNPIGVRSCYDEGKRTAETLTMDYHRGAEVEVRIARIFNTYGPRMCLDDGRVVSNFVAQALRKEPMTVYGDGKQTRSFQYVSDLHSHAGRVTYMNH